A genomic segment from Hoeflea prorocentri encodes:
- a CDS encoding F0F1 ATP synthase subunit epsilon yields MAESFNFELVSPERLLLSEAASEVILPGADGEMTVMANHAPVMTTIKPGIVEVKSAEGGSNRYVVFGGFADILPEGCTVLAESAVHVDEIDHEDIAQRIQNTREDLQDATDDAEKARISEKLDHLTTLQSAV; encoded by the coding sequence ATGGCTGAAAGCTTTAATTTCGAACTCGTTTCTCCGGAACGTCTGCTGCTGTCGGAAGCGGCCAGCGAGGTTATCCTGCCGGGCGCTGACGGAGAAATGACGGTGATGGCCAACCATGCACCGGTCATGACCACCATCAAGCCGGGGATCGTCGAAGTGAAATCCGCCGAGGGCGGGTCGAACCGCTACGTGGTGTTCGGCGGTTTTGCCGATATCCTGCCGGAAGGCTGCACCGTGCTTGCAGAATCCGCGGTTCATGTCGACGAGATCGACCATGAGGACATTGCACAGCGTATTCAAAATACCAGGGAAGATCTGCAGGATGCGACGGACGATGCCGAAAAGGCGCGCATCTCCGAAAAACTCGATCACCTGACGACGCTGCAAAGCGCGGTATAA